The Corynebacterium callunae DSM 20147 genomic sequence GTAGGCTGGGGGCGGCCCCCTCGGATGCGGATTTTACGAGGATTAATCCGGCGGCTTTCTCGAGCGAACCGCACGGAGTGCCACGCTTTTTCTAGGTCATTGTTAATAGAATTAATTTCTTCCAGCCACTCATCTGCATTGTTGATATTCCACTTTTCTGCAAGCTCATCGGCCATTTTTTGTAAAACCTCACCCATCCTCCGATCTAAGCTTCCTACCACCATGTTTGCCTCCTGGTCGCGTAAGGGAGGAAAGATGATGAGGTTGATGGCTATGGCAACAGCCACGCCGAGCAGGATCTCTAAAATACGGTCGTATAAAAGGGGTTGTTGATCATCAAACCCGGAGGCAAGAAGAAAAATGGATGTAGTAGCAATCCCTATTCCTTCTGCGCGGAGCTTTGGTACTCGTGCACCTATTAATCCTATGACCATTGCCAGGCCGAAAGTCCATACATTGACGTCCAAGTAGGTGCCTATGACAAAGGAAAGTCCAACTCCGATGACAGAAGCAATTGCAGTCTGAATTCCACTGATAAAGGTGTGGTAGACGGTGAATTGCATCGTCATCAACGCTACCCAGGGAGCTAAAAAGGGTAGTTGGGAGTTGAGGAGGTTAACCGAAATCCACCACGTGACTGTCGCAGCAAGTGCTGATTTAAAAACCTGCAGTGCATCTGATTGGACTGCGGGTGAGCGAATTTTTTCTACTAATGGGGTAGTTATTTCAGCCACGAGTCTCTCTTCGACGGGGATGGTTTTACAGAAGCCTATCTGAGTTGCCGCGGAAAAGGGCGAGCCTAGTATGGACAGGCGATAGGGACGGCAAAACCGGCTGCCCTTATGTCTAAAAGGCAGCCGGTTTTAATGTTAAATCTGTATCTAGGCCTCTAACTCAAATGCACGAGCGAAGGTGGTCCAGGAACCGCGAAGGTCATCTTGCCACCAACCCCATGAGTGGGTTCCGGTTGGACGAAGGTTCCAATCGGCAGCGATGCCAGCGGAATCAAGCTTTGCCTTGAGATCGTGGGTGCACATGTTGGTTGCAGCCTCGATAACACCACCAGTGATGATGGTTTCACCCATAGCTACAGACTGAACCTGATCGGTCAGACCTTCAAAACGAGGACTGTTGACAGACTCCCACTCACCGGCAAGGCCGGTTGCGTTAGAAACATAAAGCTCAGTGCCCCGCAACTGGTCGGAATTGATCAATGCATCGTTGTAGAGGTTATATGAGCCACCGCGAGGTCCCCACATCTGCTCTGGGGTTGCATTGCCACGCTGCAAGGTAACCTTCAGGTATTCCCAAGGCAGTGGGCTGGAGGTTGCAGCACACCCGGAGAAAGAAGCAGCTGCATCGTAGAAGCCGGGGAAGTGCTCAGGTAGAAGCAGGGAAGAGGTTGCCGACATTGACATGCCGGCAATTGCACGCTGACCGTCAGTGTTGAGCTTGGACTCCAATGGTCCTGGAAGTTCCTTAACGAGGAAGGTTTCCCACATCTGCTTGCCACCGAGGGAAGCATTCTCTTCTACCCAGTCGGTGTAGTAGGAGAACTTGCCTTCCATGGGGATGACAACGTTGACGTTCTTCTCAAGGTAGAAATCGATAACGTCGGTCTGCATAACCCAGTTAGCAGCACCTTCGCCGCCATCGCCACCGTTAAGAAGGTAAACGATTGGGCGAGGGCCAGCAGATTCGTCGGCAGTAATAACTACTAATGGGACATCGCGATCCATGGAAGGGGAGTAAGCCCACATTTCCTTGACGCGGTCATTGTTGGCTGCATTGACATAAGCACGCCACTTGGGTGCTGCCTGGTCGGTGTACTTTGCGCCTTCGGTGATAGTTGATAGAGCTGTATCACCAGCGACTGCCGCTGGGGTTACCTCTGCAGCGCCTGCCGCGGTAGGCAAGGCAATGGTGGAAAGAGCAATGCCCAGCGCGACCGCTGGTGCTGCAAGACTGCGAAGAAGCTTCATACGTTTTTCCCTCGTGAAGTTGTGGTCGGTAACCCTCTTTGACCATGAAAGTCAGGTTGGGACTTCAGGGCCTAAACCCACTACTAGCTAAAAGTAAATCAAGAACAGATATATATCTGGCAGTGTTATTCAAAAAATTTGAGACACACCTTTGAAATACATCGAGAATTCAAGGAACAACGTTAACAGTTTTTTTTATCCAATCAGGAACCTAAGCGCCGGATTAAGGTCAAGTTAGCAGTCAACGGTTGTTCTGGAGTTACGGCGGCAATCTTCCGGATCATGTGAACTACAGGGAAATAAGCCATACCAGGTCTAGTGACTATCCCCATTATGGGGATACGTTCAAAGTAACGGGGATAAGGGCGCTTTTCGACGTTGTGAAGCGGTGAATATTTCTCCAATACGGCGCGTTCTGCTGGATCATCGGGATTGCCATATTCCGCCATCCAAGAAGCACCCGCTGACCAGGTGTGATAACGCAGCATATCGGTCAACGGCACCTGTACTACGGCAGCTCCGAAGCTTTCAGGGTATTGCGTTAATGCGCCACTGGTAAGGAGACCGCCATTGGATCCACCGCGGATAGCGATCTGCTCTGGCTTGGCATAACCGCGTGCAACAAGATCCTGGAGAACCGCGTAATGGTCTTCCCATACCTTCATGCGGTTGAGCTTGGTGGCTTGGGAATGCCACTGCGGACCAAACTCACCGCCACCGCGCAGATTGGCTTCCACAAAGTAATAGCCCTTTTCCAGCCAAGCGATGCCGCGGGTGGGGGAGTGGCTAGGGGTGAGGGACACCTCGAAACCGCCATAGGCGTGGACCAAAGTCTTCCTTTGTTCTGGAGTGCCTGCGCTGCCGAAGTTGCCGGAGATGAAATAAGGCACCTTGGTGCCATCTGCGGAGGTTGCCCAGTGCTGCTTGGTGCTTAATCCGCGGTTAGCCCACTGCAATGGGGCTTGTTTGGTTGGCTCCAAGTGGCTTGGGAGTTCGGCGCGGTAAAGGACAGCAGGCTCGGTGAAACTTGCTGCATGCACCCAGATCTCATCGCCATCATGCGGGGAAGTAGCCACCACATGCGCGGTGACATGCTCTGGCAGGCTGATCTCTTGGGGTGTGGCGGTGGGATCGCTCAGTGGAATGAAGCTGAGCTGCGTGGATACATTATCCAGCAAGGTGAGCAGCAAATAATTCTTGGTGGTGCTCAATCCCTGTAGGGAAGTGGTGGGTGAAGGCTCAAAGATCAGTTTGAACTCGCGAGTGCCGTCAAAGTTGATCACACCCAGGCCGCCTGCTGGAACGCCGGCAAAATCCGTGCGCGGATTAATAAAGAGCCACTGGTTTCGAACAATCACATCGCAGTCCGTGGGCACATCAATCTGCTGCAGTTCACCGTTATCTGGGTTGGCAGTGAAGGTCAGCGAATTATAAAAATCCAAGGAGCGCGAGACAAAAATACGTTCAAACCCAGGTGTGGAATCCCGCCAGGCATGAGTTGCCACATCTTGTTTATCACCCGCAAAAAAATAGCTCTGCCTGGGAGATCTCGGTCCCGCGCTTCCAGGTGAGTACACGCGCCGGGTAACCGGAATCAGTTAAAGAGCCCTCACCGGTATCCGTTCCCACCAACAAGGTATTCCGATCAACCCAGGTGACACCGGTTTTAGCCTCTGGCAGTTTAAAAGGATTTTCTGTGATGAATTCACGTGATTGCAGATCAAATTCACGAATCGCCGTGGCATCTGCGCCGCCGCGTGAGAGCTTGACCAGAGCACGATCATATTCCGGGCTGTGCACGTCGACACCCTTCCATACCCAGTTTTCATCTTCTGTTGCTGCGAGCGCATCAATATCCAGCAAGGTTTTCCACTGCGGCATATCGGTCAGATAAGACTCCAAGCTGGTGGTGCGCCACACACCCCGCGGATGCTGCGCATCACGCCAAAAATTAAATAAGGTATCGCCGCGCCGGCTGACATAAGCGATGCGATCATCAGTGTCTAAAGCGGCCAGCAGCCGGGCCTCCAGGTCAGCGCGCTCAGCCTTTTAAGCTTTTCGACGCTTTCCTGCGACCACTTTTCAGCCCACGCTAAGGCTTCGGGGGAATCAATGGTTTCAAGGAAGGAATAATCAGTAGTGTTATTGCTCATGGGTTAAGGGTAGTTGGGTTTAGTGGGAGGGGCGGTTTCGCAGACGGACAGATGTGAGTATCACTCTTCTTGATGAGTTATCAAGAGCTAAATAGTATTTTCCTGATAATGTTTGAATCGTTCTAGGAGATCAAATTCTGTAAACTAGCAAATTTATAATTACTATGAATAAGGACAATAAAATGAGAAATATTCTACTTTTAAGTGCAGGACGAAGAGTTGAACTAATCCAAGCTTTCCAAAGTGCTTTCGCAGAAGTTTCTCCATTATCGAAAGTAATAGCTGCCGATGCCCAGCCCCTTGCACCAGGGCTATACCATGCGGACCTAGCAATCATTTTGCCAAAAGTTTCGGCAAACAATTTTAGAGATGAACTTGTAAAAGCAATTCGGGAATATGAAATTGACTTGGTTGTGCCGACTATCGATCCTGAACTTCCCGTGCTGTCTCATCTTCGTGAACAACTGGAAGATGAGACAGGAACTAGAATTATGATTGCAGAACCATGGGTCATTGATATTTGTAATGATAAGGTTTTGACTCAGCAGCATGTTACAAAGAATGGACTCCTGGCCCCCAAAATTTATGAGGATTCTTCGTTAATTGAATCTAGCCAATTTCCACTAATTTTGAAGCCACGAGCTGGTAGTTCAAGTATTGGAGTGAATATTGTTAATTCACTTGAAGAACTTAACTATTTACTTCCTGCTACGCAGAGCCCAATGATTCAGCAATTGGTTTTCGGCGATGAATTTACTGCGGACTGCTTTAGCGATTTCGAAGGCAAAGTCATCAGTATCGTTCCTAGATTGAGAATTGCGACCCGTGGTGGAGAGATTCTAAAAGGGCGAATCGTAAAGGATACGGATGTAATCGAAGCCGTCCGACGACTTCTGGAGTCACTCCCGATGCCGGGCCATAGCACTGTTCAGTGCTTTAAGACTAAAGAGGGCGTGGAATTTATCGAGGTCAATCCAAGGTTTGGTGGAGGGGCTCCAATGAGTATTGCTGCAGGTGCGGATAGTTGTAAACGATTAGTAGAACTGTTAAATGGTGGCGTACTTGAATATGACGAATCTTACGAGGATGGATTGACTTTCCTAAGATTCGATCAGTCTATTGTTTTGAAAGATAATGAACTGATCCAGGGTAAAAATCTTGATTAAGGCAGTTATTTTTGACCTTGACGATACTCTCTTATCTGAAAACTCGTATCAAGAAAGTGCAAATAAGGCTGTATTGGAATTTCTGGCAAGCACTAACAATATTCCAATAGAAGTGATTAAGAATTATTCCCTCCTTGCATCCCGTGCTCCGCGGTCTCAGTATTTTCAACAGTTACTCTCACTGTTAGGAATAAGTCCTAATGAAGATAATGTTGTGGATCTAATTTCAGTCCATCGGGGGCACCTGCCAAATATCTCATGGTATCCAGACGTCATAGAAACCTTGAACTCTTTACGGAGCTTGGGCTCGAAGCTAGGTATTATCACGGATGGTTACTCAGTTGCACAACATCAAAAGCTAAATGCATTGGGAGCGCGCGAACATTTTGATGAAATTGTAGTTAGTGATGATTTAGGCAGAGAGTTTTGGAAACCGCATTCAAAGCCTTATGTCGTAATTGCTGAAAAGTTAGGGATCGAACCCAGTGAAATGATTTATGTCGGTGATAATCCGGAAAAGGATTTTTACGTTTCGAGCACACTGGGCGTTACAACTGTTCGTATAAGAAGAGATGGTTCTCTCAAAGCTGACAGATCCTATAAAGACGGCATAATTGAGGATTATTCGGTCGATTCTTTAAATTTGGTCACGCCACTTTACGAGGAATTGAATAGTAAAGATGCAGGTAGCTTGGGCTAATTTATTGATGAAAGGAAATCCCCATAGTAGTCGTTGAGCTCAAAATTATGGGTGGGTGTGATTCAAGTCAAGTATTTAAAAGGTTGACGTGTGATTCCAAAACTAGAAACTTAAATTTTAGTCTTCTATTTTCAGCTTTCTAGCCAATTAACCTATTTGTTTACGGGGCAATTGAGCGAATTCAATCGTTAAATATATTATAAATAGCCTTCAAAATTTATCATCTCGTAATGTCCGATTGAAAAGATGTCACAGAAGATTTGTGGGAGCTAAATTCTCTAGTTGTTTAAATTTTCTTGCTGGTATCCACTGCAGCTTACGCATAAGAATTTTCAGAAGGCTAACTAGAGGATGCTTAGAGGATATTTAGATTAGAAAGTTGTTTCAAGTTCTGAAATATGAATTTGTTTATTTCAACTTTTCAAACTATTGATTACTTTTAAGCCTGAGAACTGGAAGGGCTGACCCCACCTCACATGAGGTGGGGCCAGCCCTTCCAGCGGATTAGCTAATTACTAAATTTCAAATGCACGAGCGAAGGTGGTCCAGGAACCGCGAAGGTCATCTTGCCACCAACCCCATGAGTGGGTTCCGGTTGGACGAAGGTTCCAATCGGCAGCGATGCCAGCGGAATCAAGCTTTGCCTTGAGATCGTGGGTGCACATGTTGGTTGCAGCCTCGATAACACCACCAGTGATGATGGTTTCACCCATAGCTACAGACTGAACCTGATCGGTCAGACCTTCAAAACGAGGACTGTTGACAGACTCCCACTCACCGGCAAGGCCGGTTGCGTTAGAAACATAAAGCTCAGTGCCCCGCAACTGGTCGGAATTGATCAATGCATCGTTGTAGAGGTTATATGAGCCACCGCGAGGTCCCCACATCTGCTCTGGGGTTGCATTGCCACGCTGCAAGGTAAC encodes the following:
- a CDS encoding ATP-grasp domain-containing protein translates to MRNILLLSAGRRVELIQAFQSAFAEVSPLSKVIAADAQPLAPGLYHADLAIILPKVSANNFRDELVKAIREYEIDLVVPTIDPELPVLSHLREQLEDETGTRIMIAEPWVIDICNDKVLTQQHVTKNGLLAPKIYEDSSLIESSQFPLILKPRAGSSSIGVNIVNSLEELNYLLPATQSPMIQQLVFGDEFTADCFSDFEGKVISIVPRLRIATRGGEILKGRIVKDTDVIEAVRRLLESLPMPGHSTVQCFKTKEGVEFIEVNPRFGGGAPMSIAAGADSCKRLVELLNGGVLEYDESYEDGLTFLRFDQSIVLKDNELIQGKNLD
- a CDS encoding FUSC family protein; its protein translation is MAEITTPLVEKIRSPAVQSDALQVFKSALAATVTWWISVNLLNSQLPFLAPWVALMTMQFTVYHTFISGIQTAIASVIGVGLSFVIGTYLDVNVWTFGLAMVIGLIGARVPKLRAEGIGIATTSIFLLASGFDDQQPLLYDRILEILLGVAVAIAINLIIFPPLRDQEANMVVGSLDRRMGEVLQKMADELAEKWNINNADEWLEEINSINNDLEKAWHSVRFARESRRINPRKIRIRGGRPQPTETSYESNLTRIDEGIAHLRHLARTLRDTPNIDSDWDPVFQQQWVSLMHDAGALLADPNQEIDPIRDRLSNLSSEMSEDKQLASKKWPIYGSLLTSLFHLSALVDDAVTTRKAEDKEHNS
- a CDS encoding alpha/beta hydrolase; this translates as MKLLRSLAAPAVALGIALSTIALPTAAGAAEVTPAAVAGDTALSTITEGAKYTDQAAPKWRAYVNAANNDRVKEMWAYSPSMDRDVPLVVITADESAGPRPIVYLLNGGDGGEGAANWVMQTDVIDFYLEKNVNVVIPMEGKFSYYTDWVEENASLGGKQMWETFLVKELPGPLESKLNTDGQRAIAGMSMSATSSLLLPEHFPGFYDAAASFSGCAATSSPLPWEYLKVTLQRGNATPEQMWGPRGGSYNLYNDALINSDQLRGTELYVSNATGLAGEWESVNSPRFEGLTDQVQSVAMGETIITGGVIEAATNMCTHDLKAKLDSAGIAADWNLRPTGTHSWGWWQDDLRGSWTTFARAFELEA
- a CDS encoding HAD family hydrolase; translation: MIKAVIFDLDDTLLSENSYQESANKAVLEFLASTNNIPIEVIKNYSLLASRAPRSQYFQQLLSLLGISPNEDNVVDLISVHRGHLPNISWYPDVIETLNSLRSLGSKLGIITDGYSVAQHQKLNALGAREHFDEIVVSDDLGREFWKPHSKPYVVIAEKLGIEPSEMIYVGDNPEKDFYVSSTLGVTTVRIRRDGSLKADRSYKDGIIEDYSVDSLNLVTPLYEELNSKDAGSLG